Below is a genomic region from Jiangella gansuensis DSM 44835.
CGGCGTGGAGGGGTAGGCCGTCGTCGTCGAGGGCGCCGAGTGGTCGCAGGTAGTCGACGTCGGGCCGGTAGCCGGTGGCGAAGATGACGGTGTCGACGGGTTCGCGCCGGCCGTCGGGCCACACGACGGTGTCGCCGTCGAAGGCGGTGAACATTGCCCGTCGGTGGATGCGGCCGGTCTCGATGCTCTCGCGGTAGCGGCCGGTGTCCAGCACGAGCGGTTTTCGCACGATGTGGCGCAGCCAGGCTGCGGGCAGGTGGTCGAAGCGGGTGACGTCGAGCCAGTGGTGCAGGTCGTGGCCGCGGGTGATCTGGGGGAGGAAGGAGATCGGCGCGAGGGTGGCGAGGGTGAGGTCGGCGACGTTCGTGAGCTCGTCGGCGATCTGGACGCCGGAGTTGCCGCCGCCGACGACGATGACGCGTTTCCCGGCGTACGGGGCGGGGGTGCGGTAGCCGGCGACGTGCAGCAGTTCGCCGGTGAAGGTGTCCTGGCCGGGCAGGTTCGGGACGGTGGGGTTGCCGAATGACCCGGATGCCGCGATGAGTCCCGCGGCGCGCAGGCTGCCGCCGTCGGCGGTGTGCACGATGAACGTGGCGCCATCGGCTTCCACGGCCGTGACTCTCGTGTGGGTGCGGATGTCGACGCCGAGGTGTTGGGCGTAGCGGTCGAGGTAGTCGGCGAGCTCGTTGCGGGTGGGGTAGCGGTCGGGGTCGCCGTCCAGCGGGAGGTCGGGCATGGCGCTGTAGCG
It encodes:
- a CDS encoding flavin-containing monooxygenase produces the protein MTTPEHPVIVVGAGQSGLAAARACRDAGLQPIVLEAGDRPSGSWPHYYDSLRLFSPARYSAMPDLPLDGDPDRYPTRNELADYLDRYAQHLGVDIRTHTRVTAVEADGATFIVHTADGGSLRAAGLIAASGSFGNPTVPNLPGQDTFTGELLHVAGYRTPAPYAGKRVIVVGGGNSGVQIADELTNVADLTLATLAPISFLPQITRGHDLHHWLDVTRFDHLPAAWLRHIVRKPLVLDTGRYRESIETGRIHRRAMFTAFDGDTVVWPDGRREPVDTVIFATGYRPDVDYLRPLGALDDDGLPLHADGISTTHPGLAYLGLEFQRSFSSNTVRGVSRDAEHVVQPLAAHVQQAPATIGL